A stretch of Methanobrevibacter sp. YE315 DNA encodes these proteins:
- a CDS encoding LemA family protein has protein sequence MNWIIIIVVIILIIFVVVTLIHMYNNLVGLRNRVKNSYAQIDVQLKRRNDLIPNLVETVKGYAAHEKGVLEEVTKARTSVMNASSIEEASAADNQLTGALKSLFAVAENYPELKANSNFQQLQSELTETEDKISYARQFYNDVVLKYNNACQQFPSSIIARLFGFKEESFFEAPEAEKAVPEVKF, from the coding sequence ATGAATTGGATTATTATAATAGTAGTCATTATATTAATAATATTTGTTGTCGTGACACTAATTCACATGTACAACAACCTCGTTGGACTTAGAAACCGCGTGAAAAACAGTTACGCACAAATCGATGTTCAACTTAAAAGAAGAAACGATTTAATACCAAACCTTGTAGAAACCGTTAAAGGTTATGCAGCTCATGAAAAAGGCGTTCTTGAAGAAGTGACAAAAGCAAGAACCAGCGTAATGAACGCTTCATCTATAGAAGAAGCAAGTGCTGCAGACAACCAATTGACTGGCGCTTTAAAATCATTGTTTGCTGTTGCTGAAAATTATCCGGAACTTAAAGCAAATAGTAATTTCCAACAGTTACAATCCGAATTAACTGAAACCGAAGATAAAATTTCATATGCAAGACAGTTCTATAATGATGTGGTTTTAAAATACAACAATGCTTGTCAACAATTCCCAAGCAGCATCATTGCACGTTTGTTTGGTTTTAAAGAAGAATCATTCTTTGAAGCACCTGAAGCAGAAAAAGCAGTCCCTGAAGTTAAATTTTAA
- a CDS encoding 30S ribosomal protein S13 — translation MEDDFKHLVRISRKDVNGNKTIEQALTEIKGVGISLSKTMCRTLDLDLDSKIGYIADEDVLRIEEILENPQKFDIPSWMLNRREDYETGDDIHLIESDLDMTLRDDLNRMKKTRSYKGRRHEVGLPVRGQRTKSTFRKSSSVGVKRSRG, via the coding sequence ATGGAAGACGATTTTAAGCATTTAGTGCGTATTTCAAGAAAGGATGTAAATGGTAATAAAACCATTGAACAAGCTTTAACCGAAATTAAAGGTGTTGGAATATCTTTATCTAAAACTATGTGCCGTACTTTAGACTTAGATTTAGACTCTAAAATTGGATACATTGCTGACGAAGATGTTTTAAGAATTGAAGAAATTTTAGAAAACCCACAGAAATTTGACATTCCTAGCTGGATGTTAAACCGTAGGGAAGACTATGAAACTGGTGACGACATTCACTTAATCGAATCTGATCTTGACATGACTTTAAGAGATGATTTGAACAGAATGAAAAAGACCAGAAGTTACAAAGGTAGAAGACACGAAGTTGGTTTACCTGTTAGAGGACAAAGAACCAAATCTACTTTCAGAAAAAGTTCTTCAGTTGGTGTAAAACGTTCACGCGGATAG